In Streptomyces sp. SN-593, a single genomic region encodes these proteins:
- the prfB gene encoding peptide chain release factor 2, translating to MAIVDVSEELKSLSSTMGSIEAVLDLDRMRGDIAALEEQAAAPSLWDDPENAQKVTSRLSHLQAELRKTEALRGRIDDLGVLFELAEAEDDADTRTEAEAELEQVRKALDEMEVRTLLSGEYDAREALVNIRAEAGGVDAADFAEQLQRMYLRWAERHGYPTEVYETSYAEEAGIKSTTFTVKAPYAYGTLSVEQGTHRMVRISPFDNQGRRQTSFAGVEVLPVVEQSDHVEIDESELRVDVYRASGPGGQGVNTTDSAVRITHLPTGIVVSCQNERSQIQNKASAMNVLQAKLLERRRQEEQALMDSLGKSDGGNSWGNQMRSYVLHPYQMVKDLRTEHEVGNPQGVLDGDIDGFIEAGIRWRKSREKTDA from the coding sequence GTGGCGATCGTCGACGTTTCCGAAGAACTGAAGTCCCTCTCCTCCACCATGGGGTCGATCGAGGCCGTACTGGACCTCGACCGGATGCGGGGCGACATCGCCGCGCTCGAGGAGCAGGCCGCGGCGCCCTCCCTCTGGGACGACCCGGAGAACGCGCAGAAGGTCACCAGCCGCCTCTCGCACCTCCAGGCCGAGCTGCGCAAGACCGAGGCGCTCCGCGGCCGGATCGACGACCTCGGGGTGCTCTTCGAACTCGCCGAGGCCGAGGACGACGCCGACACCCGCACCGAGGCCGAGGCCGAGCTGGAGCAGGTCCGCAAGGCGCTGGACGAGATGGAGGTCCGCACCCTCCTGTCCGGCGAGTACGACGCCCGCGAGGCGCTGGTCAACATCCGCGCCGAGGCCGGCGGCGTGGACGCCGCGGACTTCGCCGAGCAGCTCCAGCGGATGTACCTGCGCTGGGCCGAGCGGCACGGCTACCCCACCGAGGTCTACGAGACGTCGTACGCGGAGGAGGCCGGCATCAAGTCGACCACCTTCACCGTCAAGGCGCCGTACGCCTACGGCACGCTCTCCGTCGAGCAGGGCACCCACCGCATGGTGCGGATCTCGCCCTTCGACAACCAGGGGCGCCGGCAGACCTCCTTCGCCGGGGTCGAGGTGCTGCCCGTCGTCGAGCAGTCCGACCACGTCGAGATCGACGAGTCCGAGCTGCGCGTCGACGTCTACCGCGCGTCCGGCCCCGGCGGCCAGGGCGTCAACACCACGGACTCCGCCGTCCGCATCACCCACCTGCCGACCGGCATCGTGGTCTCCTGCCAGAACGAGCGCTCGCAGATCCAGAACAAGGCGAGCGCGATGAACGTCCTCCAGGCCAAGCTGCTCGAACGGCGCCGCCAGGAGGAGCAGGCCCTGATGGACTCGCTCGGCAAGAGCGATGGCGGCAACTCCTGGGGCAACCAGATGCGTTCGTACGTCCTGCACCCGTACCAGATGGTGAAGGACCTGCGGACCGAGCACGAGGTCGGCAACCCGCAGGGCGTGCTCGACGGCGACATCGACGGGTTCATCGAGGCGGGCATCCGCTGGCGCAAGTCCCGCGAGAAGACCGACGCGTGA